A single genomic interval of Spirosoma linguale DSM 74 harbors:
- a CDS encoding binding-protein-dependent transport systems inner membrane component (PFAM: binding-protein-dependent transport systems inner membrane component; Substrate-binding region of ABC- type glycine betaine transport system~KEGG: reu:Reut_A1451 binding-protein dependent transport system inner membrane protein) yields MTEFFAFVRDHADKLLEQTLTHIGLTFVSLLLALLIGVPLGIFIARKTRLANGVLGVAGVLQTVPSVALLGFLIPLLGIGVGPALVALFLYALLPIIRNTFVGITEVSPLIKEAARGVGMTENQILTKVELPLALPVIFAGVRTATVINVGVATLAAYVAAGGLGEFIFSGIALSNVNMMLSGAIPAALLAIGFDFGLARLQHLSGKKLRVGALAFVVLVPFLSAFYLVPGRQDKLIAGFAHEFYGRADGYPGLQKTYGLQLRPRLIDQNLMYEAIHREQVDIISGYSTDGRINAFNLLVLADPKHAFPPYDAAPVVRQAALDRHPELEPTLNRLVGKLTDSVMTALNYRVDYKKESPERVAREFLQQMGLYKPPAPEARTETVVMGSKVFTEQYILAEIYRQLIEGQTQLRMVTKTGLGGTQICFDALRTGAIDFYPEYTGTGLLVVLQPSSAVLKTLPMQSDSVYKFCREQFRQKYQLTWLKPLGFNNSYCLMMRREQAQKAGIQSISDLVTYLGKN; encoded by the coding sequence ATGACTGAGTTTTTCGCTTTTGTCCGTGATCATGCTGATAAGTTACTGGAACAAACGCTGACCCATATCGGGCTAACGTTTGTATCGTTGCTGCTGGCCTTGCTGATTGGGGTGCCGCTTGGCATTTTTATCGCCCGAAAAACCCGCCTTGCAAACGGTGTACTGGGTGTGGCGGGTGTATTGCAGACAGTGCCGAGCGTTGCCTTGCTGGGTTTCCTGATTCCTTTGCTGGGGATTGGCGTTGGCCCGGCGCTGGTTGCGTTATTTTTATACGCCTTGCTGCCGATCATTCGAAATACGTTTGTGGGCATCACCGAAGTAAGCCCGTTGATAAAGGAAGCGGCCCGTGGCGTAGGCATGACCGAAAATCAAATCCTGACAAAAGTTGAGTTGCCGCTGGCGTTACCGGTCATCTTTGCGGGTGTCCGCACGGCAACCGTTATTAACGTAGGCGTGGCAACACTGGCGGCTTATGTAGCGGCTGGTGGACTGGGAGAGTTTATTTTTAGCGGGATTGCGCTCAGTAATGTCAATATGATGCTGTCCGGCGCTATTCCGGCTGCGTTACTGGCTATCGGCTTCGATTTCGGACTAGCCCGTTTGCAGCATTTATCGGGAAAAAAGCTGCGGGTTGGCGCACTGGCCTTTGTCGTGCTGGTGCCGTTTTTGTCGGCGTTTTACCTGGTGCCGGGGCGTCAGGATAAATTGATTGCAGGTTTTGCGCACGAGTTCTACGGCCGTGCCGATGGCTATCCGGGTTTGCAGAAAACGTACGGGCTGCAACTGCGCCCCCGGCTCATCGACCAGAACCTAATGTACGAAGCCATTCATCGGGAGCAGGTCGATATCATCAGCGGCTACTCGACCGATGGCCGAATCAATGCTTTCAATCTGCTAGTCCTGGCCGATCCTAAACACGCCTTTCCGCCCTATGATGCGGCCCCGGTTGTTCGACAAGCCGCACTTGACCGGCACCCTGAGCTAGAACCGACGTTGAATCGACTAGTGGGTAAACTGACGGATTCGGTGATGACGGCCCTGAACTACCGCGTCGATTATAAGAAAGAATCGCCGGAACGTGTGGCGCGGGAGTTTCTGCAACAAATGGGTTTATACAAACCGCCCGCGCCGGAGGCTCGTACCGAAACCGTTGTGATGGGTTCTAAAGTATTTACGGAGCAGTACATTCTGGCGGAGATTTACCGGCAGTTGATCGAAGGTCAGACGCAACTTCGGATGGTAACAAAAACGGGCCTGGGCGGTACACAGATCTGCTTCGACGCCCTCCGCACCGGGGCCATTGATTTCTATCCCGAATACACCGGAACGGGTTTATTAGTGGTTTTACAGCCGTCGTCGGCTGTCTTGAAAACATTGCCAATGCAGTCCGATTCAGTCTATAAGTTTTGCCGCGAGCAGTTTCGGCAGAAGTATCAGCTTACCTGGCTGAAGCCGCTTGGATTTAATAACAGCTATTGCCTGATGATGCGCCGGGAGCAGGCTCAAAAAGCAGGCATCCAATCTATTAGTGATCTGGTGACGTACCTTGGCAAAAACTGA
- a CDS encoding domain of unknown function DUF1732 (PFAM: domain of unknown function DUF1732; YicC domain protein~KEGG: sfu:Sfum_3632 hypothetical protein) — protein MLKSMTGFGNATVEAGGLSVTAEVKTLNSKFLDIYCRMPRQFSDKEIELRALLTHQLERGKVELSLNLTRTNAVRPGVTINRPLVAAYVADLKETANTMLMSISDGDVLQLALQQPNAYLTESTDHTADVSDWETVLAAVQEAIRRCDGFRKQDGAVLEGKFQEYIQIITDRLADIEEQDVKRIPAVRDRMRNSVRELLESESFDHNRFEQELVYYVEKFDISEEKVRLKNHLSYFLEVLATEEANGKKLNFISQEIGREINTIGSKANDSSIQRFVVQMKDELEKIKEQTMNVI, from the coding sequence ATGCTCAAATCAATGACCGGCTTCGGCAACGCAACAGTGGAGGCCGGTGGCCTGTCGGTAACCGCAGAAGTCAAGACCCTGAACTCTAAATTTCTGGATATTTATTGCCGTATGCCCCGTCAGTTTTCCGACAAGGAGATTGAACTGCGGGCTTTGTTAACCCATCAGCTGGAGCGCGGCAAAGTAGAGCTTTCGCTCAATCTGACTCGCACCAATGCCGTTCGGCCGGGAGTTACCATCAATCGCCCGTTGGTGGCGGCTTACGTGGCTGACTTAAAGGAAACGGCCAATACAATGCTGATGAGCATTTCGGATGGGGATGTGCTGCAACTGGCGCTCCAGCAGCCGAATGCTTACCTTACCGAATCGACAGACCATACGGCCGACGTGTCGGATTGGGAGACGGTGCTGGCCGCCGTTCAGGAAGCCATCCGCCGGTGCGACGGGTTTCGTAAACAGGATGGAGCGGTACTGGAAGGCAAATTTCAGGAGTACATCCAGATCATTACCGACCGGTTGGCCGATATTGAAGAGCAGGATGTAAAACGGATACCTGCCGTACGCGACCGGATGCGCAATTCGGTGCGTGAGTTGCTGGAAAGTGAATCTTTCGACCATAATCGTTTTGAACAGGAGCTAGTCTACTACGTAGAGAAATTCGACATCTCGGAAGAGAAAGTCCGGCTTAAAAACCACCTGAGCTATTTTCTGGAAGTGCTGGCCACGGAAGAAGCCAATGGCAAAAAACTCAATTTCATCTCTCAGGAAATTGGCCGTGAGATCAACACCATCGGTTCCAAAGCCAACGATTCGTCTATCCAGCGGTTTGTGGTCCAGATGAAAGACGAACTGGAGAAGATAAAAGAGCAGACGATGAATGTGATTTAA
- a CDS encoding 4-hydroxythreonine-4-phosphate dehydrogenase (KEGG: dal:Dalk_5293 4-hydroxythreonine-4-phosphate dehydrogenase~TIGRFAM: 4-hydroxythreonine-4-phosphate dehydrogenase~PFAM: Pyridoxal phosphate biosynthetic protein PdxA) produces the protein MEQRQSDDSNPTRTTPSDAPAPDVQPRATQAGESGPTPPQTGNQPAGNRQDNPQRTNRNGEPRNGEPRSERNRDGGPRDGGPRDGNQREGGRNQRDNRQQQQKNGPDDKSTPANGTPTNERPERGQRPNQQNQQRPKQQRDGQGQPANGQRPAENRQRDESQNERSRPANENRNGQRDSIAQEAGLGQRDASGQPAQPAETNSRGERLVIGISLGDYNGIGPEVILKALQYNRLQKICTPVIYGSMRILNRYRNLLNLKDWNLNGAQTIGQISHKLTNVITCWPDQNQDIQPGQVTADAGQAALACLQRAVDDLKDGKIDALVTAPINKNNIQSDEFKFPGHTEYLAQEFGVQDNLMFLVSQTLRVGVVTGHVPLGRVRQNITRERIAQKLTLMMHSLKQDFGIEKPKIAVLGLNPHAGEEGLLGTEENDIIKPLIADWRNKGQLVFGPYPADGFFGTRAYTKFDAVLAMYHDQGLIPFKAIAFEEGVNFTAGMPAVRTSPDHGTAYDIAGKDLADETSMLQAIYTAIDVARNRKEFVELEEGALK, from the coding sequence ATGGAACAACGCCAATCCGACGATTCGAATCCAACTCGTACAACTCCATCTGATGCGCCAGCGCCAGACGTTCAACCGCGTGCTACACAAGCCGGTGAATCTGGTCCTACGCCACCGCAAACGGGCAATCAGCCCGCAGGCAACCGACAAGATAATCCGCAGCGGACTAATCGCAATGGCGAACCACGCAATGGCGAACCACGCAGCGAGCGCAACCGCGATGGCGGACCACGCGATGGCGGACCACGCGATGGCAATCAGCGGGAAGGAGGCCGGAATCAACGCGATAACCGACAGCAGCAACAAAAAAACGGACCCGACGACAAATCGACACCCGCCAACGGTACTCCTACGAATGAGCGGCCCGAGCGCGGACAGCGGCCCAATCAGCAAAATCAGCAGCGACCTAAACAGCAGCGCGATGGACAAGGGCAGCCCGCCAATGGTCAGCGCCCGGCTGAAAACCGCCAGCGCGATGAAAGTCAGAACGAACGCAGCCGCCCTGCCAACGAAAACCGGAACGGACAACGTGATTCTATAGCGCAGGAAGCAGGTCTGGGACAGCGCGACGCTAGTGGACAGCCTGCACAACCGGCCGAAACAAACAGCCGGGGCGAACGGCTGGTTATCGGCATTTCGCTGGGCGACTACAATGGCATTGGTCCGGAAGTAATCCTGAAAGCCCTACAATACAACCGCTTACAGAAAATATGCACGCCCGTTATTTACGGCTCCATGCGCATTCTGAATCGCTATCGTAATTTACTGAATCTGAAAGACTGGAACCTCAACGGTGCCCAGACAATCGGCCAAATCAGCCATAAGCTGACGAATGTCATCACGTGCTGGCCCGACCAGAATCAGGATATTCAGCCGGGTCAGGTAACGGCTGATGCCGGACAGGCCGCTCTGGCGTGTTTGCAACGGGCGGTCGACGATTTAAAAGACGGTAAGATTGATGCCCTCGTTACGGCACCGATCAACAAAAACAACATTCAGTCGGACGAGTTTAAGTTTCCGGGCCATACCGAATACCTGGCGCAGGAATTTGGCGTTCAGGATAACCTGATGTTTTTGGTCAGTCAAACCTTACGGGTGGGTGTTGTAACCGGGCACGTACCGCTGGGGCGCGTTCGGCAAAACATTACCCGCGAACGAATTGCCCAGAAGTTAACCCTTATGATGCATTCGCTGAAGCAGGACTTTGGTATCGAAAAGCCCAAAATTGCCGTATTGGGGCTCAATCCTCATGCGGGCGAAGAAGGACTGCTGGGAACGGAGGAGAACGACATTATTAAACCGCTCATTGCCGACTGGCGCAACAAAGGGCAGTTGGTTTTTGGCCCCTACCCTGCCGACGGTTTCTTTGGCACACGGGCGTATACGAAGTTCGATGCCGTGCTGGCAATGTATCACGATCAGGGATTAATTCCGTTCAAGGCGATTGCGTTTGAAGAGGGCGTCAACTTTACGGCGGGTATGCCTGCTGTGCGAACCTCACCCGATCACGGGACCGCCTATGACATTGCCGGGAAAGACCTCGCCGATGAAACGTCCATGCTACAGGCTATCTATACCGCCATTGATGTAGCCCGTAACCGCAAAGAGTTTGTCGAACTGGAAGAAGGAGCTTTAAAGTAA
- a CDS encoding ABC transporter related protein (PFAM: ABC transporter related~SMART: AAA ATPase~KEGG: sme:SM_b21146 putative choline uptake ABC transporter ATP-binding protein), translating into MIEVRQIIKRFDSHTAVNDVSLTVAPGETLVLLGTSGCGKTTTLKMINRLIEPTSGFISVDGLDVRQQPGPELRRRIGYVIQDGGLFPHYTVADAIATVPKLLGWETARIQARIRELMDKLQLPDSLLNRYPAELSGGQRQRVGLARALAVNPPVVLMDEPFGALDPFTRKHVRRELFGLNELRQTTVVLVTHDVSEALELADRIALMDKGQIVQIGPPDELLNNPATDFVRDFLDDKPHRLND; encoded by the coding sequence ATGATAGAGGTTCGGCAAATAATCAAACGCTTCGATTCCCATACGGCCGTTAACGACGTATCGCTGACGGTGGCGCCGGGCGAAACGCTGGTATTGCTCGGAACCAGTGGCTGCGGTAAAACGACTACGCTTAAGATGATTAACCGCCTGATCGAGCCGACCAGCGGTTTCATCAGCGTCGATGGCCTTGATGTTCGCCAGCAGCCGGGACCGGAACTGCGTCGGCGTATCGGGTACGTCATTCAGGATGGTGGCCTGTTTCCCCATTATACCGTTGCCGATGCGATTGCCACAGTTCCTAAGCTACTTGGCTGGGAAACCGCCCGGATTCAAGCCCGAATCCGCGAACTGATGGATAAACTCCAACTGCCCGATTCGCTGCTCAATAGATATCCGGCCGAGTTGAGCGGTGGACAACGGCAGCGGGTCGGCCTGGCGCGGGCTCTGGCTGTTAATCCGCCTGTGGTGTTGATGGATGAACCCTTCGGCGCTCTCGACCCATTCACCCGAAAGCACGTTCGGCGGGAGTTGTTCGGGCTGAATGAACTGCGCCAAACAACGGTGGTGCTGGTTACGCACGATGTCAGCGAAGCCCTCGAACTAGCCGACCGCATTGCCCTGATGGACAAAGGACAGATTGTTCAGATCGGCCCGCCCGACGAGCTGCTCAATAACCCCGCTACTGATTTTGTGCGGGACTTTCTGGACGACAAACCCCACCGGCTGAATGACTGA
- a CDS encoding DNA-3-methyladenine glycosylase (KEGG: fta:FTA_0989 3-methyladenine DNA glycosylase~TIGRFAM: DNA-3-methyladenine glycosylase~PFAM: methylpurine-DNA glycosylase (MPG)) yields MQKLPIAFYQSHDTLSLAQLLLGCELVHESDEGTTAGIIVETEGYLTDDPACHAYRRQTTRNAAMFGPAGTLYVYQIYNHYNCINVVTGPEGVGEAVLIRALEPTEGLDLMGMRRNEAFKTGFERYRNNTIDATTADGQRNLANGPAKLTIAMGITKNEHNASSLTTGRIYIRGPVLHDFDMVTTTRIGLTHGADLPYRYYIKGNKFVSKK; encoded by the coding sequence ATGCAAAAACTCCCAATTGCTTTTTACCAATCCCACGATACCCTTAGCCTGGCACAACTGCTTTTAGGTTGTGAACTCGTTCATGAGTCGGACGAAGGAACTACGGCCGGGATAATCGTTGAAACGGAAGGCTACCTGACCGATGACCCGGCCTGCCATGCCTATCGCCGTCAGACCACCCGCAATGCGGCCATGTTTGGCCCGGCAGGTACATTGTACGTCTACCAGATTTATAACCACTATAACTGCATCAATGTCGTAACTGGGCCGGAAGGCGTTGGCGAAGCCGTGTTGATTCGTGCACTCGAACCCACCGAAGGGCTTGACCTGATGGGCATGCGCCGGAACGAGGCCTTTAAAACGGGCTTTGAACGATACCGTAACAATACCATCGATGCCACAACCGCCGATGGTCAGCGTAACCTGGCCAACGGCCCTGCCAAGCTGACCATTGCGATGGGGATCACTAAAAACGAGCATAACGCATCATCTCTGACAACTGGTCGGATTTATATTCGCGGCCCCGTCCTGCATGACTTCGACATGGTTACGACCACGCGCATCGGCCTAACTCACGGTGCCGATTTGCCGTATCGGTATTACATAAAAGGGAATAAGTTCGTTAGTAAGAAGTGA